The DNA sequence TGCACCGGTGAGCTGATCACCGCGATCGCGATGACCGAGCCGGGCACTGGCAGCGACCTGCAGGGCATTAAGACCCGCGCGGTCAAGCAGGGCGACCACTACGTGCTCAACGGCTCCAAGACGTTCATCACCAACGGCATCCACTCCGATCTGGTGATCGTCGTTGCTCAGACCGACCCCGAGAAGGGCGCGCAGGGCTTCTCCCTGCTGGTCGTGGAGCGCGGGATGGAGGGTTTCGAGCGCGGTCGTCACCTGGACAAGATCGGTTTGGACGCCCAGGACACCGCCGAGCTGTCCTTCACCGACGTACACGTGCCGGTGGAGAATCTGCTTGGTGAGGAGGGCATGGGGTTCATCTACCTGATGCAGAACCTGCCGCAGGAGCGGATCTCGATCGCGATCATGGCCGCCGGCGCCATGGAGGCGGTGCTGGACCAGACGATCCAGTACACCAAGGAGCGCAAGGCGTTCGGCAAGCCGATCGGCAGCTTCCAGAACAGCCGTTTCTTACTGGCCGAGCTGGCCACCGAGGCCACCGTGGTGCGGATGATGGTCGACGAGTTTGTGAAGCTGCACCTGGACAAGAAGCTGACCGTCGAGCAGGCCGCGATGGCCAAGTGGTATTCCACCGAGAAGCAGGTGCACCTGATCGACCGCTGCCTGCAGCTGCACGGTGGATACGGCTACATGCGCGAATACCCGGTCGCGCGGGCTTATCTGGATGCCCGCGT is a window from the Mycobacterium sp. SVM_VP21 genome containing:
- a CDS encoding acyl-CoA dehydrogenase family protein yields the protein MSAAVKYQRTLFDPEHELFRESFRAFLDRHAAPYQEEWEKAKIVDRSVWLEAGKQGFLGMAVPEEYGGGGNPDFRYNTIITEEVTAGRYSGLGFSLHNDVCAPYLLELCNEEQKQRWLPKFCTGELITAIAMTEPGTGSDLQGIKTRAVKQGDHYVLNGSKTFITNGIHSDLVIVVAQTDPEKGAQGFSLLVVERGMEGFERGRHLDKIGLDAQDTAELSFTDVHVPVENLLGEEGMGFIYLMQNLPQERISIAIMAAGAMEAVLDQTIQYTKERKAFGKPIGSFQNSRFLLAELATEATVVRMMVDEFVKLHLDKKLTVEQAAMAKWYSTEKQVHLIDRCLQLHGGYGYMREYPVARAYLDARVQTIYGGTTEIMKEIIGRSLGV